In Hevea brasiliensis isolate MT/VB/25A 57/8 chromosome 13, ASM3005281v1, whole genome shotgun sequence, a single genomic region encodes these proteins:
- the LOC110647321 gene encoding homeobox protein knotted-1-like 2: protein MESKRSCTTTAAATSSKEKEEEEAEALKKRISSHPLYGLLVQTHMDCLKVVSIDEADQCHSMKQKVAAGRNISSSSLSQPELDHFMEAYCLALSKLKEAMEEPQHETIAFINSMHLQLRELTTTYTETSDEPSTTSSDIRRKHD from the exons ATGGAGAGTAAGAGGAGCTGtactactactgctgctgctacTAGTAGTAAggaaaaagaagaggaagaagctgaGGCTCTCAAGAAGAGAATCTCTAGCCATCCTTTGTATGGACTCTTGGTTCAGACTCATATGGACTGTTTgaag gttgtTAGCATAGATGAAGCAGACCAATGCCATAGCATGAAGCAGAAGGTAGCTGCTGGTAGAAATATCAGTTCAAGCTCTCTAAGTCAGCCAGAGCTAGATCACTTCATG GAAGCATATTGCTTAGCTTTAAGCAAGCTGAAAGAAGCAATGGAGGAACCTCAGCATGAAACAATAGCTTTCATCAATAGCATGCATCTGCAACTTAGGGAGCTCACTACAACGTATACTGAAACTTCTGATGAGCCTTCCACCACTTCATCAGACATCAG GAGGAAGCATGACTAA